CGCACCAAACACTtctttaaacatatataatcaatTATCTGTGATCATTTCGATCGAGCACCTCACAAAAAGATTTACTTATAAGTGAGATTGGGTAAAGAAAAATGTCACACCAAGCACTTctttaaacatgcataatatcATTCCGAAAGTAATACCTCACCAAATCAATCACTTTAAGTAAAGAAGGATATGCTTATGGAAATACTCGTTCAACTAAAGATTTTAACATACTTCCTATGTTAGCCACCACTAGATGACACTATAGTTCACTCACAAACTTCATGTAAAGTCTTTTTGAACTTTGCTACTCATATACTAATGAAACTCTCCCAAACATCTTCACCACTTTTTAGCACTCCAACCTCCTGCACCAAATCTTCTACCAACACATTCTTTCTGATATTTAAGATTTTTGCCCGAATCTTATTAGCCTTGTACTCAAGGTTTTCAAAAATGGTCTCTTTCATATTCCAACTCAATGAAACAATGTCATGGATAAACCTTCAAACACATTATACTAATTGGACATTTCCAGGAAAATACAACTGCATGATTCTTTTGATAAACTCGTTTACATATTTCAGAACTAGAAATTACATTGATGTACACTCGAAGAGTCAATCCCTAATTTATGAATAATAGAGTAGCCAAAAGGAAAGATTCAAAAAAAACATTCTAGAAAGAAGAAACACATGATGCAAAAGCTTTCACCAAAGGCTATATAGTTTCATGGGATTGGATACCCCCAAAGTTGCCACCATAATCTGCAAGAGAATATTGTGTATATCAATTTACAGATACAGTGATGAAATGGTGATTGattgagtaaaattttattcattggtGTAGCTTTGATTCTCAATGTATAGAAAGAATAAGAATAAGTGGTAGGGCAGCCAATTTCATGTTACTCCAATTCTTTCCATATATCTGCTTTAAAATAATATCCACTGTCGAAAAACAATATTGGACCACTCCCCAACTTTTTATGTTGGAGGAAAcctccatttctctttttctttgctgCTAAAGAATCTATCATCCAAGTTgaatatgtgtgtatgtatttTAATGTCAAAGCTCAACTAGTtgtcaaatttcttttttaacaaGGTTAGTGCTTAGAAGCTATATGTTGGATTAAGTACTAATATTCTATGCAACATATATTCAAATCCAACACATAATTATGCTTGATTatatgaaaatgagatttttgAACTTGCAGAACAAATATTGTTCTTAATGCATGAATTTATCCTCAAGAACATTTTATGTAAGGTTTTcaatttggaaatgatttttgGAGCAAAGAAATTCTTTTCCtcactaaaaaaaaagaaaataaagagggTTTGAAAGAACTTTGATTCTCATAAAACACACGCATTCATAATTTAGTTATCTAACAAGTTAGAAAACTATAAGGAAAAACAAAGGATTAGAAACAAATTAGATCTCACAAAGTTAAAAATCAAACtttgaacaaaaagaaaaaggcttAGAAATTCatggacaaaataaaataaaataaaactgaaGTGGCTATGTTTAGGTATTTTTTAACCTAATAATGTCtatttataatgtaaaaataatagaatggaGAGAGTACAAAAGTGCCTTTAATTAGCAGGATATTTTTTAGGTTTCTTGGTAATTTTTGTGTCAAACTTTTAGTCCAATTTTGGACACCGTGCTAATTTTTTTAGGCTCAAGTCGTGAATTAACTTCTATTAGATCTTTCAATTCCCTTTGAATTGATATTATGGGCCCAAAACGGATTTCTGTAACTCAAGTTATGGTCAAAATATTGAAGTAGTACTATTTGGAAAGTCTAATCCAAAAAACTTgccaaaaataaactttaaactcttttttcttcaattatttacctaaataaataatatatttaagaaCTTAAATAGTATAATTCAATTGGAGAATTATCacaaataattagaaaattacgCACTTAACAGCCAAACATGAAATCGACAGGACTCAAAATGACGCAAAAAATTTAGAACCTGAAATGATCCAATCCGAAATCAACTTAATCTACCTAGTGTGTTTGAATCATGAAAAAAGacttacaaatttttttatttttattttttttttacattttcatgtgtttgtttcatgaaaaatagTTTGGTCAATCAAAAACGACTTACATATCAATAGAAAATAAAcccttttctaaaaaaaaaaatttaattgttctCTTGAAAAGTGCAAGTAATTTTTCGACAAGAGTtctgtaatttaatttttatataaaaattaatttaaattacaactaatgttattatattactaataaaattttattttataaaaatgttaaaatatggatatcaaatattataaatttgaatattattaaacatatttataattatatattttaatgatataataaattttaatattttaaatagtcttaaatttttttaaaatatctatatgcatattttaataatataaataagtgtattagtttaaattattgttaGCTTAATTTATCTTTTCTAACTCCAATGTGTTACTATCCACTCTcacatatgaaatatataaaggtcaaattaagttttaattaagaatttttattattaagaatatataatatattatttattataaaatatgatcttattataacataaattcGATTGCCGCAATGAAATACTTCTATATGTACTACTATCCACTCTcacatatgtaatatatataaggtcaaattaagctttaattaatattttttattaagtttatataagatattaattattataaaatatgatcttgttataaaataaatctaaccCTTACTTAATGAAATActtctataatattttataacaaatataatttatggTTTGTTTGTTTCACcaacaactttaaaaattattttttaccaaACAGgaaatatttttgcaaaataaattttttaacaatcaTTTTCCGTAATAGTGAACAAATACATGATTTGGCACTGCAAATTGAAAGTGGGTGTAAATGAAAATTGTGATGTATTTAGCCAACAATGTTCGTTTTATTTACGGATTATTTGACTAGTTCATGTTTTGTTTTCGAAGTGGTTGGAATTTGCCTTTGGTCTTTCAATCCTTTGAAGCTCAATGACTTAATGTTATGCTGCCAGCAGCTCCACCATCTTACTAGAATTGCATGAACAACGCTTGGAAATTTCTTAAGAATTTGGAAATTTCATTTCAAGTAGTGctcattttatcatatatttaaaagtatcaaCGATTTGGCACCTAACAACGTCGTCACACTCAATGAATGAAAAATCTAATGGCCAATAATACAAAGTTGAGAACCTAACTCTTCCATAATATCAACGAACCATCCCTCATTCACTTCGTCATccctattattattacttttaatattcTTAGTTCCCTCACAATAAACAAAGCAAGAAGGTTATGAATGAACATAGTATAAATTGAAACAGCAACAATTGTGGGATATATACCAAAATCCCCTCCTTTTTCGGTGCAGAGTTTCCAACacaaaagataaatgaaaaaGGTCGGAATTCAAATATTGTTTCTCAGCTTCATGTTCTTGGTGGTAGTAGCCTTACCTATTAAGCTACCTATAATGCCGCGGGTGCGAGCAAATCCGCCTCGGCTCGTCCCGCTTTGCACTTCCCAATTGATGTTAGTGAACTATGCATGTGGAACGGTGTCATTAGTCCCATCCCCATTTCTATCTTCTAACACACCAGATGTAGGAAATGAGAATAGAAATGGAACAGGAAGTAGTCAAGGAGATGGAAATGGGACAGAGAATGGAGCAGGAGAAGGGGAAAACAGGCATAGGCCTAGGCATAAGCGTAGGCATAGGCATAAGGAGATGACACCCGAACAAAGTTACTGTTGTCGGTGGATGCAGATAGTGGAGAGAGATTGTGTTTGTGATATCCTAGCACACTTGCCGCTCTTCCTTTCCTGGCATCTCCATCACTACACTGTCATTGTTGGTGAAACCTGCAAAGTCACCTTCACATGTGGAGGGCGACTATGACCATGATTTATCACCACCCTTATTTCCACCTCATTCTACTTTCTTCTATGTAATCGAAGATATCGAATTTGATGCAAACATatgttgatattatttttttttaattttcatatatcattcatgCTTATGTCTTTGAAAAAGAACATCAAACAGTTTGGGTTCGATTGTCAGCATCTTGAACTCCTTTGTTCCCAAACTACAACCTCCGTTCTATTAAAGAAATGGTTAAATCTCACTATAGCTTGTTAGATACATCGGTAGAAGTGTCAAGACAATTTACTATTAATGGAGTACAAacacaaaatgaaaatatatttgttttgcCAACATATGAAAGGCaccttaaaacattttaaaacaatatattaaaattgttaaatataaatgcaaatgttaagccattttataatttggGTTTGTGTTTTAGTTCAAAAAACAGGTGTACAACACATTCTATAATACTTGTTTGTTTTTGGAAATAGTGTAATGGTACTAAAGCAACTCTAGATTGTCAGATAGAAAAGGTGTACTAATTGCGACGGAAGAGATTAGTTGGAGAATAGTCTTGTCCAAGGGCCGGGTAGCCCGCCCCGGCCTTATAAGATCACCTTCACTTGGGTCGAGTTTGGATAAGGATTTTTGCACTTTGGGCTATCCCAGctcaaatttagtttaaattttaaaagagtacttttaaattaaaattttattataaaaatatataaaataacaactaaaatttatgcttttaatattttattaatttttaatagtaaaatagaCTTTTTGGATGGGCTAGTTTGACCCAGAATGAATTTGggcttgaaaaatattttgaaatcagGACTTTACCGACCCGAACCGACCCATGGACACTTTTAGTGAGAAAAATGTCACACCAAACACTtctttaaacatatataataagttaTATGTGATCATTTTGGTCGGAGCACCTCACAAAAAGATTTACTTATAAGCTAGATTGGGTGAAGAAAAACATCACACCAATCAATTCTTTAAACGTGCATAATATCATTTCAAAAGTAATACCTCACCAAATCAAtcactttaaataaaaaaggatatgCTTATGGAAAGACTCGTTCAACTAAagattttcatataattattatgtGAGCCACCACTAGATGACATTATAGTTCACTCACaaacttcttttaaagtctCTTTGAGCTTTTCTACTCATATGCTACCGAAACCCTCCCAAATATCTTCACCACTTTCTAACACTCCAACCTGTTGCACCAAATTTTTTACCAACACATTCTTTCTGATATTTAAGATTATTGCTCGAATCTTATTAGCCTTCTACTCAAGGGTTTCAAAAATGGTCTCTTTCATATTCCAATTCAATGAAACAATGTCATGGATAAGCCCTCAAACACATTATACTAATTGGACATCTCTAAGAAAATACAATTGCATGATTCTTTTGATAAACTCGTCTACATATTTCAGAACCATAGATTACAGTGACGTACACTCAAAGAGTCAACTccaaatttatgaataatagAGTAGCCAAAAGGAAagattcaaaaaaatcattttagaaagGAGCAACGCATGATGCAAAAGCTTTCACCAAAGGCTATATAGTTTCATGGGATTGGATACCCCTAAAGTTACCATCATAATCCACAAAAGAATACTGTGTATATCAATTTACAAAGACACTAATAAAATGGGGATTGATTGAGTAAAAGTTTATTCCTGGGCATAGCTTTGATTCTTAATGTACACAAACCACAAGAATAAGTTGTAGGGAAATCGGTTTCATGTTGCtccatattcatttcatatgTCTGCTTTAATATATCGACTGTCGAAAAATAATATTGGACCACTCCCCAACATTTTATGTTGGAGGAAACCTCCATTTCTGTTTTTCTTTAGTGCTAAAGAATCTATCATCAAAGTAgaatatgcatgtatgtattttaATGTCAAAGCTCAACCAGTTGTCAAGTTTCTTTTTTCACAAAGTCAATCTTGGATTATATGACAATGAGATTTTTGAACTTGTAGAACAAATATTGTTCTTAATGCATGAATGTATCCCTCGATAGCATTTTATGCAAGGTTTTCAACGTAGAAACGATCATTTCATACTTCGAACAAGGAAATTCTTTTCCtcactttcaaaaaaaaaagaaacaggaAATAAAGAGGGTTGAAAGGAACTTTGATTCTCATAAAAGGCGCACACTCATAGTTTAGTTATCTAACAAGTTATGAAATtgtaaggaaaaagaaaagattagaaaaaaaattagatctcacaaattttaaaatcaaactttgaaaatcatttgaccaaaaaaagtttagaaattcatagagaaaataaaataaaataaaaaactaaagtGGCTatgtttatgcatgttttggctTTAACCtaataatatgtatttataatgcaaaaataacataatgaaaaaatataaaagtgcatgcctttaattattgaatattttttaggTTTCTTGGTAATTTTTGTGTCAAACTTTTAGTCCAATTTTGGACATCGTGCTAATGTTTTTTAGGCTCAAGTCGTGAAATAACTTCTATTAGATCTTTCAATTCCCTTTGAATTGATATCATGGGCCCAAAACAAATTCATGTACCTCAAGTTATGGTCTAAATACTGAAGTCGTACTGTGTTGAAAATCCAACCCAAAAAACTTACCAAAAGTAAACTTTAAACTcttgtttttcaattatttacctaaataaataatatatttaagaaCTTAAATAGTATAATTCAATAGGAGAATTATCACAAATCATTAGAAAATTACACACTTATCACCCAAACATGAAACTAATTGGAcccaaaataactcaaaaaattcaaaacttgaaATGATCCAATCCGAAATCAACTTAATCTACCTAGTGTGTTTGATtcacaaaaaaaagtttacaaattttttttttctttacattttcaTGTGCTTGTTTCATGAAAATAGTTTGGTCAACCAAAATGACTTACATATCAATAGAAAATAAgccctttttctttctaaaattgACTTGCCCTATCAAAATTGTAGAAAAGGATTCCTTTTgagtaatttgattttata
The Gossypium raimondii isolate GPD5lz chromosome 8, ASM2569854v1, whole genome shotgun sequence DNA segment above includes these coding regions:
- the LOC105793562 gene encoding uncharacterized protein LOC105793562, producing the protein MPRVRANPPRLVPLCTSQLMLVNYACGTVSLVPSPFLSSNTPDVGNENRNGTGSSQGDGNGTENGAGEGENRHRPRHKRRHRHKEMTPEQSYCCRWMQIVERDCVCDILAHLPLFLSWHLHHYTVIVGETCKVTFTCGGRL